A portion of the Acidihalobacter yilgarnensis genome contains these proteins:
- a CDS encoding MOSC domain-containing protein: MAPFHLITTATLAHLKQQHPQSDWDVRRFRPNIVIDTLPDATGLLEQAWLGKRLNLGQATIDCSATTPRCGAVTRPQPGVVADPSILRTIVKAADQNLGIYGATVEGGDFQIGDCVYLV, encoded by the coding sequence GTGGCGCCTTTTCATCTGATCACGACCGCAACACTCGCCCACTTGAAACAACAGCATCCCCAGTCGGATTGGGATGTGCGGCGTTTTCGTCCCAATATCGTCATCGACACGCTCCCCGATGCGACGGGATTGCTCGAACAGGCATGGCTAGGCAAGCGCCTGAACCTCGGGCAAGCCACGATCGATTGCAGCGCGACCACACCGAGATGCGGTGCGGTCACCCGGCCTCAACCGGGTGTCGTCGCCGATCCTTCGATTCTCCGCACCATCGTCAAGGCTGCGGATCAAAACCTGGGTATTTATGGCGCGACCGTCGAAGGCGGTGATTTTCAGATTGGCGATTGCGTGTACCTCGTATAA
- a CDS encoding sigma 54-interacting transcriptional regulator, with product MSASHPSPLNPVAFLQAFIVQSIKVAGQLGSLEARDRLRYIEHLGLAAASCLESAGREQQSLDADAPLDQDRYASLIVEIKNQIGGKFSRTSSAPGYVSVVNHVCPFGDAVMQAPELCRMTSSVFGAIGARNFGYAKVHLHKRIATGDGCCEARIFVEPALAQGQPGDEYQSRDGTVSSSLVGGEDPELQRKLSDTWCANRKTTKHTAPAIHMVAESPAMRAALRVARVVAPTDASVLITGETGVGKEIIARTIHALGKRHDKPFVTINCGAIPEGLVETELFGHERGAFTGAYDVHHGYFERADGGTLFLDEINSLPLAVQVKLLRVLQEGTFERVGGSQTLAADVRILAATNQDMTGLLREGGFRHDLYYRLNVVPIDIPPLRRRIDDLSALANHILRRLSEKYGVAEKILGSEAWHQLVSHDWPGNIRELENLLERAFLFTEGPLIEHVLELPGGTSAGAPADGVNLRALKHQAASAAERRAIQDSLQRYRGQIRAVARELGVTTRAVHQKLKSHGIKPAEYRHPVAR from the coding sequence ATGTCCGCATCGCATCCATCACCCCTCAATCCTGTGGCCTTTCTGCAGGCCTTCATCGTCCAGAGCATCAAGGTCGCGGGACAACTCGGCAGCCTGGAGGCCCGCGATCGGTTGCGCTACATCGAGCACTTGGGGCTGGCCGCCGCGAGCTGCCTGGAATCGGCCGGGCGCGAACAGCAGTCGCTCGACGCCGACGCCCCGCTCGACCAAGACCGCTACGCCAGTCTGATCGTGGAGATCAAGAATCAGATCGGCGGCAAATTTTCGCGCACCTCCAGCGCGCCCGGCTACGTCAGCGTAGTCAATCACGTCTGTCCCTTTGGCGATGCCGTGATGCAGGCCCCCGAGCTTTGCCGCATGACCTCCAGCGTCTTCGGCGCCATCGGCGCGCGCAATTTCGGCTATGCCAAGGTTCATCTGCACAAGCGCATCGCCACCGGCGACGGCTGCTGTGAGGCACGAATTTTCGTCGAACCCGCATTGGCACAGGGACAGCCGGGAGACGAATACCAGTCCCGCGACGGCACCGTCAGTTCGTCGCTGGTGGGCGGAGAAGACCCCGAACTGCAGCGCAAGCTCAGCGACACCTGGTGTGCCAACCGCAAGACCACGAAGCACACCGCCCCCGCGATTCATATGGTTGCCGAGTCCCCCGCCATGCGTGCCGCGCTACGCGTGGCCAGGGTCGTTGCCCCGACCGACGCCAGCGTATTGATTACCGGGGAAACCGGCGTCGGCAAAGAGATCATCGCGCGCACGATCCACGCGCTCGGCAAGCGCCACGACAAACCCTTCGTCACCATCAACTGCGGCGCCATTCCCGAGGGACTGGTCGAGACCGAGCTGTTCGGTCACGAACGCGGCGCCTTCACTGGCGCCTACGACGTGCATCACGGCTATTTCGAGCGTGCCGACGGCGGCACGTTATTCCTCGACGAAATCAATTCACTGCCGCTCGCGGTACAGGTCAAGCTGCTGCGCGTGCTCCAGGAAGGCACCTTCGAACGCGTCGGCGGCAGCCAAACCCTGGCGGCGGACGTGCGCATCCTTGCGGCCACCAATCAGGACATGACCGGCCTGCTGCGTGAAGGCGGTTTTCGCCACGACCTCTATTACCGTCTCAACGTCGTACCGATCGACATCCCGCCGCTGCGCCGCCGCATCGACGACCTCTCCGCGCTGGCCAATCACATCCTCAGGCGCTTATCGGAAAAATACGGCGTTGCAGAAAAAATACTCGGCTCAGAGGCCTGGCATCAACTCGTCAGCCACGACTGGCCGGGCAACATCCGCGAGCTGGAAAATCTACTCGAACGCGCCTTCCTGTTCACCGAGGGGCCGTTGATCGAACATGTCCTCGAATTGCCCGGCGGCACATCGGCCGGCGCACCAGCCGATGGCGTCAACCTACGAGCACTCAAACACCAGGCCGCCAGCGCCGCCGAGCGCCGCGCGATTCAGGACAGCCTGCAACGCTATCGTGGCCAGATCCGCGCCGTCGCCCGCGAACTGGGCGTCACCACGCGTGCCGTACACCAGAAACTCAAATCACACGGCATCAAACCCGCCGAATACCGACACCCCGTTGCACGCTAA
- a CDS encoding EAL domain-containing protein, which yields MRQDRTIRLHGRPTLARTRGHLGHRTIWLVLCLLGMIGTSAVASPRTVRVGVYQNPPKIFFARGRISGIFGDLLYAIADREGWTIEPVVCSWRQCLEKLQAGQIDLMPDVAFNKPRAQLMDFGKTPTLYSWSELYRNPNVRLMSIRDLSDKRVAVLSGSIQETYLSEMARNYGIRGVVFMPTENLNAAFELAASGKADAVATNYFFGDAEARQYHLDSTPIIFQPSQLFFAAPKGRGQALLNAIDFYLEQWETTPQSPYYRILDHWKTTARETHIPVLFWWGLGALGGLLSLALLAMWVQRRQVLAQDRHLRITEDKLALILDSVDACIYIKDTELRYQYVNHRQAELVGLPAKKILGQTDDVLYTPEVAIRMRVDDRRVLEHGERLTVEEENRSANGVLRRTYLTVKQPLRDDDGEIYALCGIATDFTEHKRNQQKIHQLAFYDPLTGLPNRSLLLDRAKHALDNYVRSQSVGALLFIDLDNFKILNDTLGHGQGDILLGQAATRLGAQVRHNDTLARLGGDEFVLLMENLGETLDTAISDVENIARKLLQAFTEPFQLDNGIYNITASIGVALFSEADHRVEELLKRADMAMYEAKASGRDQVKFFNPMMQASLSARAAVETELHEALKHEQFILLYQPQVGCEGRLLGAEALVRWQHPRDGLVSPAVFIPVAESTGQILMLGRWILHTACLQLVAWQGKPEYAGLVLSVNVSARQFHHPDFVSEVLRTLDETGADPTHLGLELTETLLADDIDNLIAKMKALKARGVRFSLDDFGTGYSSLSYLKRLPLDQLKIDQSFVRDLLVDPNDTAIVRTILALGESLDLEVMAEGVETIEQRDALLNLGCRRQQGYFFGYPGPPEALLDGRANAR from the coding sequence ATGCGTCAGGACAGAACCATACGACTACATGGCCGCCCGACCCTGGCCAGAACTCGCGGGCACCTCGGCCATCGGACCATCTGGCTGGTACTCTGCCTGCTGGGGATGATCGGCACCAGCGCCGTGGCAAGCCCACGCACCGTTCGCGTCGGCGTCTACCAAAATCCACCCAAGATATTTTTCGCTCGCGGCAGGATTTCGGGCATCTTCGGCGATCTGCTCTACGCCATCGCGGATCGCGAGGGCTGGACCATCGAGCCGGTCGTTTGTTCCTGGCGCCAATGCCTGGAAAAATTGCAGGCCGGGCAGATCGATCTGATGCCCGACGTCGCCTTCAATAAGCCACGCGCCCAGCTCATGGATTTCGGCAAGACACCCACGCTCTACAGTTGGTCCGAGCTGTACCGAAATCCAAACGTCCGCCTGATGTCCATCCGCGATCTGAGCGACAAGCGCGTTGCCGTCCTCTCCGGCTCCATTCAAGAGACCTACCTAAGCGAAATGGCCCGCAATTACGGCATCCGCGGCGTGGTTTTCATGCCCACCGAGAACCTTAACGCTGCCTTCGAATTGGCCGCCAGCGGCAAGGCCGATGCCGTGGCTACGAATTATTTTTTCGGCGACGCCGAAGCGCGGCAATATCACCTGGATAGCACGCCGATCATTTTCCAGCCTTCTCAACTGTTCTTCGCTGCACCCAAGGGACGGGGCCAGGCGCTGCTCAATGCCATCGACTTTTATCTCGAACAATGGGAAACCACCCCCCAATCGCCTTACTACCGCATCCTCGATCACTGGAAAACCACCGCGCGCGAGACCCATATTCCAGTGCTGTTCTGGTGGGGGCTGGGCGCGCTCGGTGGCTTACTGTCACTTGCGTTGCTGGCGATGTGGGTGCAACGCCGACAGGTACTTGCGCAAGACCGTCATCTGAGGATCACCGAGGACAAACTCGCCCTCATTCTCGACAGCGTCGACGCCTGCATTTACATCAAAGACACCGAGCTACGCTACCAATACGTCAACCATCGACAGGCGGAGCTGGTCGGCCTGCCTGCAAAAAAAATCCTCGGGCAAACCGACGATGTGTTGTACACCCCGGAGGTCGCGATTCGAATGCGCGTCGACGACCGCCGCGTACTCGAACACGGCGAGCGCCTGACCGTCGAAGAGGAAAACCGCTCCGCGAACGGCGTTCTACGACGCACCTATCTGACCGTCAAACAACCCCTGCGAGACGACGACGGTGAGATTTATGCGTTATGCGGCATTGCCACCGACTTCACGGAGCACAAGCGCAATCAGCAGAAAATCCACCAGCTGGCCTTCTACGATCCATTGACCGGCCTGCCCAACCGAAGCCTGCTGCTGGACCGAGCCAAACACGCACTCGACAACTACGTGCGCAGCCAGTCGGTTGGCGCCCTGCTGTTCATCGATCTGGACAACTTCAAAATACTCAACGACACCCTTGGCCATGGGCAGGGCGATATTTTGCTGGGGCAGGCCGCCACCCGCCTCGGCGCCCAAGTGCGTCACAACGACACGCTCGCCCGACTCGGCGGCGATGAATTTGTACTGCTGATGGAAAACTTGGGCGAAACACTCGACACGGCGATTTCCGACGTGGAAAACATCGCGCGTAAACTGCTGCAGGCCTTCACCGAACCGTTCCAGCTCGACAACGGCATCTACAACATCACGGCCAGTATCGGCGTGGCGCTGTTTTCCGAAGCCGATCATCGCGTCGAGGAGCTGCTCAAGCGCGCCGACATGGCCATGTACGAAGCCAAGGCCAGCGGACGCGATCAAGTCAAGTTCTTCAACCCCATGATGCAAGCCTCGCTGTCGGCGCGTGCGGCCGTGGAAACCGAACTGCATGAGGCCCTCAAGCACGAACAGTTCATCCTGCTCTACCAGCCCCAGGTCGGTTGCGAAGGGCGCTTGCTCGGCGCAGAGGCACTGGTCCGCTGGCAACACCCGAGGGATGGCCTGGTCTCTCCCGCCGTGTTCATCCCCGTGGCCGAATCCACTGGCCAGATCCTGATGCTCGGCCGCTGGATACTGCATACCGCCTGCCTACAGCTCGTGGCCTGGCAAGGTAAGCCCGAATACGCCGGGTTGGTTCTTTCGGTCAACGTCAGCGCGCGTCAGTTTCACCACCCGGACTTCGTCTCCGAAGTCCTGCGGACTCTCGACGAAACCGGCGCAGATCCGACACATCTGGGGCTAGAGCTAACCGAGACCCTGCTGGCCGACGACATCGACAACCTGATCGCGAAGATGAAGGCACTCAAGGCACGCGGCGTACGCTTCTCGCTGGACGATTTCGGCACCGGCTACTCCTCGCTGAGTTACCTCAAGCGCCTGCCGCTGGATCAGCTCAAGATCGACCAATCGTTCGTCCGCGATCTGCTCGTCGACCCCAACGACACGGCCATCGTCCGCACCATCCTCGCGCTCGGCGAAAGCCTGGATCTCGAAGTCATGGCCGAAGGCGTGGAAACGATTGAGCAGCGCGATGCCCTGCTCAACCTCGGCTGTCGCCGGCAGCAGGGCTATTTCTTCGGTTATCCTGGCCCGCCCGAGGCCCTGCTGGATGGACGCGCAAACGCACGCTGA
- a CDS encoding aldo/keto reductase, with product MDPRRLGKTGPQTATLGLGCMSMSGMYGPTDRAAAIRTIHAALEAGITLLDTGDFYGMGHNELLIAEALKGQPREAALLSVKFGALRDPAGGWSGFDARPAALKNFIAYSLQRLGVDHIDIYRPARLDPQVPIEDTIGAIADLVQAGYVRHIGLSEVGPETLRRAATVHPICDLQIEYSLISRGIEHGILRTCRELGIGITAYGVLSRGLLGGHWRPGAATTGDGRARFPRFQSGNVERNLAVVETLERIAAIKGATVAQLAIAWVAAQGVDIVPLIGARRPEQLAEALGALDLTLDAADLITLERATPEDAVAGSRYPAPQMNSLDSERGAGAPPA from the coding sequence TTGGATCCAAGACGACTGGGCAAGACTGGACCACAGACCGCCACACTCGGACTCGGCTGCATGAGCATGTCAGGCATGTATGGCCCGACCGACCGCGCGGCCGCCATTCGGACCATCCACGCCGCACTGGAAGCCGGCATCACCCTGCTCGATACCGGCGACTTCTACGGCATGGGGCACAACGAACTGCTCATTGCCGAGGCGCTCAAGGGTCAACCGCGTGAAGCCGCCCTGCTCAGCGTGAAATTCGGCGCCCTGCGCGACCCCGCCGGTGGCTGGTCGGGCTTCGACGCCCGCCCCGCCGCACTGAAGAATTTCATCGCCTACTCGCTGCAGCGACTCGGTGTCGATCACATCGACATCTATCGCCCCGCGCGCCTCGACCCGCAGGTGCCCATCGAAGACACCATTGGCGCCATCGCCGACCTGGTGCAGGCCGGTTACGTACGCCACATCGGCCTCTCCGAGGTCGGCCCGGAAACCCTGCGACGCGCCGCCACCGTACACCCCATCTGCGACCTGCAGATCGAATATTCTCTGATCTCGCGCGGCATCGAACACGGCATCCTGCGAACCTGCCGCGAACTCGGCATCGGCATCACCGCCTATGGCGTGCTCTCGCGCGGCTTGCTCGGCGGACACTGGCGGCCCGGTGCCGCGACGACGGGCGACGGCCGCGCGCGATTCCCGCGATTCCAGTCCGGCAACGTGGAACGCAACCTCGCAGTCGTCGAAACGCTTGAGCGCATCGCTGCCATCAAGGGCGCCACCGTCGCCCAACTCGCTATTGCCTGGGTCGCAGCGCAGGGCGTCGACATCGTGCCCCTGATCGGTGCACGCCGCCCCGAACAGCTTGCCGAGGCACTCGGCGCGCTCGACCTGACCCTCGATGCGGCCGACCTCATAACCCTCGAACGCGCTACCCCGGAAGATGCCGTCGCCGGCAGCCGCTATCCGGCGCCCCAAATGAACTCGCTGGACAGCGAGCGAGGTGCCGGCGCCCCACCGGCATAA
- a CDS encoding FmdB family zinc ribbon protein, whose product MPIYDFACHDCGHRFEASCAYQADNPPCPACHAKTARLPGAPALHGAFTRGREAAMRSLSTGTASCPACAAGRPHSHAK is encoded by the coding sequence ATGCCGATTTACGACTTTGCCTGCCACGATTGCGGCCACCGCTTCGAGGCGTCCTGCGCCTACCAGGCAGACAATCCCCCCTGCCCGGCCTGCCACGCGAAGACCGCGCGCCTGCCCGGCGCACCCGCTCTGCACGGGGCGTTCACGCGAGGGCGGGAAGCGGCCATGCGCAGCCTGAGCACCGGCACCGCAAGCTGCCCCGCCTGTGCGGCTGGACGACCGCACAGCCATGCGAAGTAA
- the katG gene encoding catalase/peroxidase HPI — MSANQCPFHQTAGGGTANHDWWPNQLRLDILRQHAPQSNPMRGIDYAAAFRQLDLEAVKRDLHALMTDSQDWWPADFGHYGPFFMRMAWHSAGTYRTGDGRGGAGTANQRFAPVNSWPDNVNLDKARRLLWPIKQKYGRSLSWADLIILTGNVALESMGFKTFGFAGGRVDIWEPEKDTYWGSEKTWLDDQRYAGEHEALEHPLAAVQMGLIYVNPEGPNGHPDPIASAHDIRETFARMAMNDEETVALIAGGHTFGKTHGAGDAALIGPEPEAAPIEAQGLGWHSRYGSGKAGDTITSGLEVTWTQSPTQWSHYFFENLFGYEWELTKSPAGAHQWIPKDGAGTGEIPDAHDPAQRHVPTMLTTDLALRFDPAYEKISRHFMDNPDAFADAFARAWFKLTHRDMGPRTRYLGPEVPSETLIWQDPIPTVDHALIDAHDIADLKAQILGANLSVSELVSTAWASASTFRGSDMRGGANGARIRLAPQKDWAVNEPTRLAKVLAVLEGIRDAFDRTETGGKRVSIADLIVLAGNAGIEEAARRAGHPVDVPFTPGRMDATPAQTDVDAFAVLEPIADGFRNYQKARYTVPAEALLVDRAQLLTLTPPEMTLLVGGLRVLGANFEQTHHGVFTSRPEILSNDFFVNLLDMGTAWTPTSEAEELFEGRDRRTGEHRWTATRVDLVFGSNAELRALAEYYGSADAQARFVEDFVAAWTKVMMLDRFDMA, encoded by the coding sequence ATGTCAGCCAACCAATGCCCGTTTCATCAAACCGCCGGCGGTGGAACCGCCAACCACGACTGGTGGCCCAATCAGCTGCGCCTGGACATCCTGCGCCAGCACGCTCCCCAGTCCAATCCGATGCGCGGCATCGACTACGCCGCGGCGTTCAGGCAACTCGACCTCGAAGCTGTGAAGCGCGACCTACACGCGCTGATGACGGATTCGCAAGACTGGTGGCCGGCCGACTTCGGCCATTACGGCCCGTTCTTCATGCGCATGGCGTGGCACAGCGCGGGCACCTACCGCACCGGCGACGGTCGCGGCGGCGCCGGGACCGCCAATCAACGTTTTGCGCCAGTCAACAGCTGGCCGGACAACGTCAACCTGGACAAGGCGCGGCGCCTGCTCTGGCCGATCAAGCAGAAGTACGGGCGCAGTCTCTCCTGGGCCGATCTCATCATCCTCACCGGCAACGTCGCGCTGGAATCGATGGGCTTCAAGACCTTCGGGTTCGCGGGTGGTCGTGTGGACATCTGGGAGCCTGAAAAGGACACCTACTGGGGTTCGGAAAAGACCTGGTTGGACGATCAGCGCTACGCCGGCGAACACGAAGCCCTGGAACACCCCCTCGCCGCCGTGCAGATGGGCTTGATCTACGTGAATCCAGAAGGCCCCAACGGCCACCCGGACCCGATCGCCTCGGCCCATGACATTCGCGAGACCTTCGCGCGGATGGCGATGAACGACGAGGAAACCGTGGCGCTTATTGCCGGCGGTCACACCTTCGGCAAGACCCACGGCGCGGGTGACGCGGCGCTGATCGGCCCCGAACCCGAGGCCGCGCCCATCGAGGCGCAGGGCCTCGGCTGGCACAGCCGCTACGGCAGCGGCAAGGCTGGCGACACGATCACCAGCGGCCTGGAGGTCACCTGGACGCAATCGCCCACACAGTGGAGCCACTACTTCTTCGAAAACCTGTTCGGCTACGAATGGGAACTGACGAAGAGCCCGGCGGGTGCGCACCAGTGGATACCCAAGGATGGCGCAGGCACGGGCGAGATCCCGGACGCGCACGACCCGGCGCAGCGCCACGTGCCGACCATGCTCACCACCGACCTCGCGCTGCGCTTCGACCCGGCCTACGAGAAGATCTCGCGGCACTTCATGGACAACCCGGATGCGTTCGCCGACGCCTTCGCGCGCGCCTGGTTCAAGCTCACTCATCGCGACATGGGACCGCGCACACGCTACCTCGGCCCGGAAGTGCCCTCCGAGACACTGATCTGGCAGGACCCGATCCCGACAGTGGACCACGCGCTGATCGACGCGCACGACATCGCTGACCTCAAGGCGCAGATCCTCGGTGCGAATCTTTCGGTCTCCGAGCTGGTGTCCACTGCCTGGGCCTCGGCCTCCACCTTCCGCGGCTCAGACATGCGTGGCGGCGCGAACGGTGCCCGCATCCGCCTGGCACCGCAGAAGGACTGGGCGGTGAACGAGCCGACGCGACTGGCGAAGGTGCTGGCCGTGCTGGAAGGCATCCGCGACGCATTCGACCGCACAGAAACAGGCGGCAAGCGGGTTTCGATAGCCGATCTCATCGTGCTTGCGGGCAATGCCGGCATCGAGGAGGCCGCACGGCGCGCCGGCCACCCGGTCGACGTGCCGTTCACGCCGGGCCGCATGGATGCGACGCCGGCACAAACCGACGTGGACGCCTTCGCCGTGCTGGAGCCCATCGCCGACGGCTTCCGCAACTACCAGAAGGCGCGCTACACAGTGCCGGCCGAGGCGCTGCTGGTGGACCGGGCACAGCTGCTCACGCTGACCCCGCCCGAGATGACCTTACTCGTTGGTGGACTGCGCGTGCTTGGTGCCAACTTCGAGCAGACCCACCATGGCGTGTTCACCAGCCGACCGGAGATCCTGAGCAATGATTTCTTCGTGAATCTGTTGGACATGGGCACGGCATGGACGCCGACGTCCGAGGCGGAGGAACTGTTCGAGGGCCGCGACCGGCGCACCGGCGAACACCGGTGGACCGCGACGCGGGTCGACCTCGTCTTTGGCTCGAACGCAGAGCTGCGCGCCCTCGCCGAGTACTACGGCAGCGCGGACGCCCAGGCGCGATTCGTCGAGGACTTCGTCGCCGCGTGGACCAAGGTGATGATGCTCGACCGCTTCGACATGGCCTGA
- a CDS encoding MOSC N-terminal beta barrel domain-containing protein: MTKIGEIKEIWRYPVKGMAGEPLISGRLGEQGLDGDRIWALRDLARKEIQS; this comes from the coding sequence ATGACCAAAATCGGCGAAATCAAAGAAATATGGCGCTACCCAGTCAAGGGCATGGCCGGCGAACCACTGATATCCGGCAGGCTCGGCGAGCAGGGACTGGATGGCGACCGCATTTGGGCATTACGCGACCTTGCCCGCAAAGAAATTCAAAGCTGA
- a CDS encoding DMT family transporter, giving the protein MDTQSGIRNPGVMAALAAALLFGAGTPLAKALLNDVGPWLLAGLLYLGSGIGLMAYRIATRAPRVSISRTETLWFAGAVAAGGIVGPVLLMFGLTRMPATGASLLLNAESVFTALLAWFAFKENFDRRIALGMAAIVLGAVVISWPGEARFAGWWPSLAILGACFAWGIDNNLTRKVSLSDATWIAGIKGLVAGIVNLGLALALGATLPSPSAITGAMLLGLMAYGVSLTLFVAGLRHLGTARTGAYFSAAPFFGAALAVLMGEPFTLKLLVAGMLMALGTWLHLTEHHAHRHTHEALLHEHMHIHDEHHQHTHPFPVAPGTRHSHAHRHEPQTHTHAHFPDAHHRHGH; this is encoded by the coding sequence GTGGACACCCAATCGGGCATACGTAACCCGGGCGTCATGGCCGCGCTGGCCGCGGCCCTGCTGTTCGGCGCCGGAACGCCGCTGGCCAAGGCACTGCTGAACGACGTCGGACCGTGGCTACTCGCCGGTCTGCTCTACCTCGGCTCGGGCATTGGACTGATGGCGTACCGCATCGCCACGCGAGCCCCGCGCGTGTCCATTTCCCGCACCGAAACCCTCTGGTTCGCCGGCGCCGTGGCGGCCGGCGGCATCGTCGGGCCGGTCCTGCTGATGTTCGGTCTGACCCGCATGCCGGCCACCGGGGCGTCGTTACTGCTCAATGCCGAGAGCGTGTTCACCGCGCTGCTGGCCTGGTTCGCCTTCAAGGAAAATTTCGACCGGCGCATCGCGCTGGGCATGGCCGCCATCGTACTGGGCGCGGTGGTGATCAGCTGGCCGGGCGAAGCCCGCTTCGCCGGATGGTGGCCCTCGCTGGCGATCCTGGGCGCCTGCTTCGCCTGGGGCATCGACAACAACCTGACACGCAAGGTCTCGCTCAGCGACGCCACCTGGATCGCCGGCATCAAGGGGCTCGTCGCGGGCATCGTCAACCTGGGATTGGCATTGGCGCTGGGCGCCACCTTGCCGAGTCCGTCCGCGATCACCGGAGCGATGCTCCTCGGCCTGATGGCCTACGGCGTCAGCCTAACGCTGTTCGTCGCCGGGCTGCGCCATCTCGGCACGGCCCGCACCGGCGCGTATTTTTCGGCGGCACCGTTTTTCGGCGCCGCCCTCGCGGTACTGATGGGCGAGCCCTTCACCCTGAAGCTGCTGGTCGCAGGCATGTTGATGGCCTTGGGTACCTGGCTGCACCTGACCGAGCATCACGCACACCGGCATACACACGAGGCGCTGCTGCACGAGCACATGCACATCCACGACGAACACCACCAACACACACACCCGTTTCCAGTCGCCCCCGGCACCCGCCACAGCCATGCCCACCGACACGAACCGCAGACGCACACCCATGCGCACTTTCCCGACGCACATCACCGTCATGGCCACTGA
- a CDS encoding CDGSH iron-sulfur domain-containing protein, with protein sequence MSEQPKIARKGPYAVAVEANKSYFWCACGYSRKQPFCDGAHTPTGFTPLQFTAERTETVHLCGCKRTGNPPFCDGTHETL encoded by the coding sequence ATGAGCGAACAACCCAAGATAGCCCGCAAGGGACCGTACGCCGTCGCCGTGGAGGCGAACAAATCCTACTTCTGGTGCGCCTGCGGATACAGCCGCAAACAGCCCTTCTGCGACGGCGCGCACACCCCCACCGGATTCACCCCGCTCCAGTTCACCGCTGAACGCACGGAAACCGTCCACCTCTGCGGCTGCAAGCGTACCGGCAACCCGCCCTTCTGCGACGGGACGCACGAGACGCTGTAA
- a CDS encoding LbetaH domain-containing protein — MIATDVKRVMRLTTELNRLGFEGDVTIGALASELTGHSVDETFTLNPPLYTEGGRNIRTGARPSSTRAAPSTT; from the coding sequence GTGATCGCCACCGACGTCAAAAGGGTGATGCGCCTGACTACGGAACTGAACCGACTCGGCTTCGAGGGCGATGTGACAATCGGAGCGCTGGCCAGCGAATTGACCGGCCACTCGGTCGATGAGACCTTCACGCTGAACCCGCCGCTCTACACGGAGGGCGGGCGCAACATCCGCACGGGCGCAAGGCCATCATCAACCAGGGCTGCTCCGTCTACGACATGA
- a CDS encoding beta-class carbonic anhydrase, producing the protein MSLKQQLEADFESRKQWALRRQMGIPNNRRLWVCACMDERLPVDEALGIRGDRGDAHVFRNAGGLITDDAIRSAMLTCNFFGTQEIVIINHTECGMMSAHTETLVNALKEKGIDVDNVQLDPDLPEMTLKAGAFGKWIKMYSDVDEVCAKQIEYVRKHSLIPDHVTVSGWIWEVETGHLRPPHVRVGEKVNTDKAMGAK; encoded by the coding sequence ATGTCACTCAAACAGCAGCTCGAAGCCGATTTCGAAAGCCGCAAACAGTGGGCACTCCGCCGCCAGATGGGCATCCCCAACAACCGCAGACTCTGGGTCTGCGCCTGCATGGACGAACGCCTGCCGGTGGACGAAGCGCTGGGTATTCGCGGCGACCGCGGCGATGCGCACGTCTTCCGCAACGCGGGCGGACTGATCACCGACGACGCCATCCGTTCGGCCATGCTCACCTGCAACTTCTTCGGCACACAGGAGATTGTGATCATCAATCACACCGAGTGCGGCATGATGTCGGCGCACACGGAAACACTCGTCAACGCGCTCAAGGAAAAGGGCATCGATGTTGACAACGTGCAGCTCGACCCGGACCTTCCAGAAATGACCCTCAAGGCCGGTGCCTTCGGCAAGTGGATCAAGATGTACAGCGATGTGGACGAAGTCTGCGCCAAGCAGATCGAATACGTCCGTAAACACTCGCTGATTCCCGATCACGTGACGGTGAGCGGCTGGATCTGGGAAGTCGAAACCGGACATCTACGCCCGCCGCACGTCCGTGTGGGTGAGAAGGTGAATACCGACAAGGCAATGGGCGCCAAATAG